From a single Balneolales bacterium ANBcel1 genomic region:
- a CDS encoding glutamate synthase subunit beta, with amino-acid sequence MGKPTGFLEYERKSTPYSNARERIESWDEINVALTEEELKTQGARCMDCGIPFCQTGSMAEGGARGCPVYNLIPEWNDLVYRGKWKEALHRLHKTNNFPEFTGRVCPAPCEGSCVLGIIEPPVSIKSIEQAIIDRGFEEGWVVPEPPEKRTGKTVGIVGSGPAGLAAAAQLNKAGHKVTVYERADRIGGLLTYGIPNMKLEKSVVQRRVDILEAEGIEFVTNTEVGKDVSAKELQKRHDALILAGGATAPRDLPIEGRDLEGIHFAMEFLHADTKSLLDSDHSDGKFISAKDKNVIVIGGGDTGTDCVSTSLRHQCETITQFEIMPRPPDSRADSNPWPQWPNIYRLDYGQEEAREKFGDDPRQYEIMTRKLTGDKNGRVKELHTVQITWEKGDNGRMAPKEVPGTEKVWKADLVLLAMGFLGPENPLLDQLNVKRDERSNARAEHEVYNTNVDGVFAAGDMRRGQSLIVWAINEGRGVARECDRWLMGSTELP; translated from the coding sequence ATGGGTAAACCAACCGGATTTCTGGAGTACGAACGAAAATCCACTCCTTACAGCAATGCCAGGGAACGTATCGAATCCTGGGATGAAATCAACGTTGCGCTGACCGAGGAGGAGCTGAAAACGCAGGGCGCCCGGTGCATGGATTGCGGCATTCCGTTTTGCCAGACCGGTTCAATGGCCGAAGGCGGAGCCCGTGGCTGCCCCGTCTACAACCTCATTCCTGAGTGGAACGACCTGGTGTACCGTGGTAAATGGAAAGAGGCGCTGCACCGGCTTCATAAAACCAATAACTTTCCGGAATTCACCGGTCGTGTGTGTCCGGCGCCGTGCGAAGGCTCCTGCGTACTGGGCATCATCGAGCCGCCGGTGTCTATCAAAAGCATTGAACAGGCGATCATCGATCGTGGTTTTGAAGAAGGGTGGGTGGTTCCGGAGCCCCCGGAGAAACGAACCGGAAAAACGGTCGGGATTGTGGGGTCGGGACCGGCCGGACTCGCAGCCGCCGCACAGCTCAATAAAGCCGGACACAAGGTTACCGTCTATGAGCGTGCCGACCGGATCGGGGGGCTGCTTACCTACGGAATCCCCAATATGAAACTGGAGAAGTCCGTTGTGCAGCGCCGGGTGGACATCCTTGAGGCTGAGGGCATCGAATTTGTCACCAATACCGAGGTTGGAAAGGATGTTTCCGCCAAAGAGCTTCAGAAACGCCACGACGCCCTGATTCTGGCCGGAGGCGCTACTGCGCCACGTGACCTTCCCATCGAGGGACGCGACCTTGAAGGTATCCATTTTGCCATGGAGTTCCTGCATGCCGACACCAAAAGCCTGCTCGACTCGGATCACAGTGACGGCAAGTTCATTTCCGCCAAAGATAAAAACGTGATTGTGATCGGCGGCGGCGACACCGGTACCGACTGCGTGAGCACCTCTTTGCGCCATCAATGCGAAACAATTACCCAGTTCGAAATCATGCCTCGCCCGCCGGACTCCCGTGCGGATTCCAACCCCTGGCCGCAGTGGCCCAATATCTACCGGCTGGATTACGGCCAGGAAGAGGCCCGCGAAAAATTTGGCGACGACCCGCGGCAGTACGAGATCATGACCAGGAAATTGACCGGCGATAAGAATGGCCGCGTCAAGGAGCTGCATACCGTGCAAATCACCTGGGAAAAGGGCGATAACGGACGGATGGCCCCGAAGGAAGTACCCGGCACGGAAAAAGTGTGGAAAGCGGATCTGGTGCTGTTGGCCATGGGCTTCCTCGGACCGGAGAACCCCTTGCTGGATCAGCTCAATGTGAAGCGTGACGAGCGCTCCAACGCCAGAGCCGAACACGAAGTCTATAACACCAATGTGGATGGCGTGTTTGCCGCCGGTGACATGCGGAGAGGGCAAAGCCTGATCGTCTGGGCGATCAACGAAGGCCGTGGCGTGGCGCGTGAATGCGACCGCTGGCTGATGGGAAGCACCGAACTGCCCTGA
- a CDS encoding SDR family oxidoreductase — translation MAGGHGQIAMLLHSILKSNGHQVFGIIRNEEHADEVREAGAEPVICDIEKSDDISDAVGEVDAVVFAAGAGPGSGAARKWTVDRDGALKLIEAAKKNNIRRYVMISAMKVEEPRGNEVFQVYQKAKAEADKALRESGLDYTIIRPGRLIDDLPRGRVSLAPDLPGGEIPRADVAAVVAEVLESPESVGHQWDLVTGDMEIDKAIRNAASTGGHHP, via the coding sequence ATGGCAGGAGGACATGGCCAAATCGCCATGTTGTTGCACTCCATACTTAAGAGTAACGGCCACCAGGTGTTCGGCATCATCCGGAATGAGGAGCATGCCGATGAAGTCAGGGAAGCCGGCGCCGAACCGGTAATCTGTGACATCGAAAAGAGCGACGATATTTCCGATGCGGTCGGTGAGGTTGACGCCGTTGTCTTTGCGGCGGGTGCCGGTCCGGGCAGCGGAGCGGCGCGAAAATGGACCGTCGACCGGGACGGGGCGCTCAAACTGATTGAAGCCGCCAAAAAGAACAATATCCGCCGATATGTGATGATCAGCGCCATGAAGGTTGAGGAACCGCGCGGCAATGAAGTGTTCCAGGTGTATCAGAAAGCCAAGGCGGAGGCCGACAAGGCTCTGCGCGAAAGCGGACTCGATTACACCATTATCCGCCCCGGCAGGCTCATTGACGATCTGCCCCGTGGACGGGTTTCCCTGGCTCCGGATCTCCCCGGAGGCGAAATACCGCGCGCTGATGTGGCCGCCGTTGTAGCGGAAGTCCTGGAAAGCCCCGAATCTGTCGGCCACCAATGGGATCTGGTCACGGGTGATATGGAAATCGACAAGGCCATCCGGAACGCGGCATCGACCGGCGGGCACCATCCGTAA
- the msrB gene encoding peptide-methionine (R)-S-oxide reductase MsrB — MSDKRGNRTDDSAVAAPTPEWFDFGLFPSPDQKLELNDTEWRERLSENEYRVLRSEGTERPFDNEYFGTKTEGVYVCRSCSNPLFSSVAKYDSGTGWPSFYAPLSPDHVGEKSDHKLLMERVEVHCARCGSHLGHVFDDGPAPTGLRYCMNSTTLRLIDEPAHAHIAAGREDELLFTLNR, encoded by the coding sequence ATGAGCGATAAAAGAGGTAACCGGACAGATGACAGCGCCGTTGCGGCCCCAACACCGGAATGGTTTGATTTCGGATTGTTTCCCTCACCGGATCAAAAACTGGAACTGAACGATACGGAGTGGCGGGAACGTCTTTCCGAAAACGAATACCGGGTGCTGCGCTCGGAGGGAACCGAGCGGCCCTTTGACAATGAATATTTCGGTACAAAGACCGAAGGGGTCTATGTGTGCCGAAGCTGCTCGAACCCGCTGTTCTCGTCCGTTGCCAAGTATGATTCGGGGACGGGATGGCCTAGTTTTTATGCGCCGCTCTCGCCCGATCATGTGGGCGAAAAATCGGATCACAAACTGCTTATGGAGCGTGTAGAGGTGCATTGCGCACGATGCGGTTCGCATCTGGGACATGTATTCGACGACGGGCCCGCGCCTACCGGCTTGCGCTACTGCATGAATTCGACCACCCTGCGCCTGATTGATGAGCCTGCTCACGCGCACATTGCCGCCGGACGGGAGGATGAGCTTCTCTTCACACTGAACCGCTGA